One Pectobacterium colocasium DNA segment encodes these proteins:
- the lptM gene encoding LPS translocon maturation chaperone LptM gives MTGLNVMKNVFRQFFLVLAVVSLFGCGLKGPLYMPADGKSGASTTQQNENQPPQKKASIRP, from the coding sequence ATGACAGGTCTTAACGTGATGAAGAACGTATTTCGCCAGTTTTTTCTGGTGTTAGCCGTAGTGAGTTTATTTGGTTGTGGTCTGAAAGGGCCGCTGTATATGCCTGCCGATGGCAAATCCGGTGCGTCAACGACTCAGCAAAATGAGAACCAGCCGCCGCAAAAGAAAGCGTCAATACGTCCTTAA
- the dapF gene encoding diaminopimelate epimerase: MQFAKMHGLGNDFMVVDAVTQNVYFSPELIRRLADRHCGVGFDQLLVVEPPYDPELDFHYRIFNADGSEVAQCGNGARCFARFVRLKGLTNKRDIAVSTQTGRMVLSVTDDELVRVNMGEPNFEPQQVPFRAVKAEKTYIMRADEHTVLCGVVSMGNPHCVIQVEDVDTAKVETLGPLLESHERFPERANIGFMQVVDSHTVRLRVYERGAGETQACGSGACAAVAVGIQQGLLSANVRVSLPGGDLDIQWDGPGHPLFMTGPATHVYDGFIHL; this comes from the coding sequence ATGCAGTTCGCTAAGATGCACGGATTAGGCAACGATTTCATGGTCGTTGATGCCGTTACGCAAAACGTTTATTTTTCACCTGAATTAATTCGCCGTTTGGCGGATCGGCACTGTGGTGTCGGGTTTGACCAACTGTTGGTCGTCGAACCGCCTTACGATCCTGAATTGGATTTTCATTACCGTATTTTTAACGCGGATGGCAGTGAAGTGGCGCAGTGCGGTAACGGTGCGCGCTGTTTTGCCCGCTTTGTTCGCCTGAAAGGGCTGACCAACAAGCGTGATATTGCCGTCAGTACGCAAACGGGCAGGATGGTGTTGTCTGTGACGGATGATGAGCTGGTGCGCGTCAATATGGGCGAACCCAATTTCGAGCCGCAACAGGTGCCGTTTCGCGCGGTCAAAGCAGAGAAAACCTACATCATGCGTGCCGATGAACACACGGTGCTTTGCGGCGTGGTGTCGATGGGTAACCCGCACTGTGTGATTCAGGTTGAGGATGTGGACACGGCGAAGGTGGAAACGCTGGGGCCGCTGTTGGAAAGCCATGAGCGTTTTCCTGAGCGTGCCAATATTGGTTTTATGCAGGTTGTCGATAGCCACACTGTCCGTCTGCGGGTATACGAGCGCGGTGCGGGAGAAACACAGGCCTGTGGTAGCGGCGCGTGTGCCGCCGTGGCAGTAGGAATCCAGCAGGGGTTATTGTCCGCGAATGTTCGCGTATCTCTGCCGGGCGGGGATTTGGATATCCAGTGGGATGGGCCGGGACATCCGTTATTCATGACCGGGCCTGCAACGCATGTCTACGATGGATTTATTCATTTATGA
- the cyaY gene encoding iron donor protein CyaY: protein MNDSEFHQLADELMLQLEETLDRFEGDADIDYETNGGVMTLSFENGSKIVINRQEPLHQIWLATKAGGYHFNLQETRWICDRSGEDFIALLSSACSAQAGEAVHFG, encoded by the coding sequence ATGAACGATAGCGAGTTCCACCAATTAGCCGACGAACTCATGCTTCAGTTGGAAGAAACGCTGGATCGGTTTGAAGGTGATGCCGACATCGATTACGAAACCAACGGCGGCGTGATGACGCTGAGTTTTGAGAACGGCAGCAAAATCGTGATTAATCGGCAGGAGCCGCTGCACCAAATCTGGCTGGCGACCAAAGCAGGTGGTTACCACTTCAACCTTCAGGAAACACGCTGGATATGCGATCGCAGCGGTGAGGACTTTATCGCGCTGCTGTCATCAGCCTGTTCGGCTCAGGCCGGGGAAGCCGTTCACTTCGGATAA